From the genome of Cryomorphaceae bacterium, one region includes:
- the secA gene encoding preprotein translocase subunit SecA codes for MIDSITKIVKAVFGDKSTRDLKEISPLVHATLTEYDKLQSLSNDELRARSAEMKKKIAHEISDEEAEIAALKDKIEQNPLMIPQEKEAIYDEIDRIEKKIDEEIERVLLEILPEAFALVRETARRFKENEALEVSATEFDRNLAAHKDHILIEGEKATWKSTWMAAGSPIRWDMVHYEVQLIGGVALHKGKIAEMQTGEGKTLVATLPVFLNALAGKGVHLVTVNDYLARRDSEWMGPIYEFHGLSVDCIDKHQPNSDDRRNAYRCDIVFGTNNEFGFDYLRDNMSSTTEGLVQRKHHYAIVDEVDSVLIDDARTPLIISGPTPRGDIHEFDQLKPKVEKLVQEQRKLITQLLTEAKKTLTNENATKEERTAADLALFRSYRGLPKNKAIIKFLSEPGIKQRMLKTEAFYMQDQSKEMHKADEILYFTIDEKNNTIDLTEKGVDLISTNIEDSDFFLMPDIGSEIARIENETTDADERIKLKDKLLQDFSVKSERIHTINQLLKAYTLFEKDVEYVVMNNKVMIVDEQTGRIMEGRRYSDGLHQAIESKENVKVEAATQTYATITLQNYFRMYHKLAGMTGTAETEAGEFWDIYKLDVVIIPTNRPVQRADMEDKVYKTAREKYNAAIEEIVALSKAGRPVLVGTTSVDVSELLSRMLKLRGIEHSVLNAKKHQQEADIVARAGQAGVVTIATNMAGRGTDIKLGQGVKEAGGLAIVGTEKHESRRVDRQLRGRSGRQGDPGSSQFYLSLEDNLMRLFGSDRIAKMMDRLGLKEGEVIQHRMITRSIERAQRKVEENNFGIRKRLLEYDDVMNAQRTVIYKRRRHALHGDRLSYDIENMFFEVVDEVVNFHQSAKDFEGFKLEMLRQFGMESPFDEETLLSGQPAELTMELFKKVREHYIEKSKWLGQKAMPIIRNVHETQTQYSNIMVPFTDGVKALQVISNIEKTIQTEGEELIRAVERNVTLGIIDEEWKNHLRAMDELRTSVQNAVYEQKDPLLIYKFESFELFKTMVQRLNREVVAFLSKCTLATGQPDQAVQTTQAPKRDDMSGLQTSRPGGASSATGNQQQTPGMPQERPKPQPVRTEQKIGRNDPCPCGSGKKYKQCHGKTQNVSA; via the coding sequence ATGATTGACTCAATTACCAAGATAGTTAAGGCCGTTTTTGGCGACAAATCAACCCGCGATCTTAAAGAGATTTCCCCACTTGTTCACGCCACGCTGACTGAGTACGATAAGCTTCAGAGTCTGAGCAACGACGAATTGCGCGCGCGCTCGGCCGAAATGAAGAAGAAAATTGCGCATGAAATCTCCGACGAGGAAGCAGAAATAGCAGCGCTCAAAGATAAAATTGAGCAAAACCCATTAATGATTCCGCAAGAAAAGGAGGCTATTTACGATGAAATTGATCGCATTGAGAAAAAGATTGACGAAGAAATAGAGCGTGTACTTCTGGAAATTTTGCCAGAGGCCTTTGCGTTGGTTCGCGAAACCGCCCGACGTTTCAAAGAGAATGAAGCTTTGGAGGTGAGCGCCACTGAGTTTGACCGCAATCTTGCCGCCCACAAGGATCATATTCTGATTGAGGGAGAAAAAGCCACATGGAAATCTACCTGGATGGCAGCCGGATCACCCATCCGCTGGGATATGGTTCACTACGAAGTGCAGTTGATTGGTGGAGTGGCGCTTCACAAGGGTAAAATTGCGGAAATGCAAACCGGTGAAGGAAAAACCCTCGTGGCTACCCTCCCTGTGTTTCTGAACGCTTTGGCCGGGAAAGGCGTGCACCTGGTTACCGTAAACGATTACCTCGCTCGTCGTGACTCTGAATGGATGGGGCCCATCTATGAATTTCACGGATTGTCTGTAGATTGCATTGATAAGCATCAACCCAATTCTGATGATCGCCGGAATGCCTACCGCTGCGACATCGTGTTTGGAACCAACAACGAATTTGGTTTCGACTACCTCAGAGACAACATGTCATCTACAACCGAAGGACTTGTACAGCGCAAACACCACTACGCCATTGTGGATGAGGTGGATTCGGTATTGATTGACGATGCCCGTACGCCGCTTATTATTTCAGGCCCTACGCCGCGTGGTGATATTCACGAGTTTGACCAACTCAAACCCAAGGTTGAGAAACTGGTTCAGGAGCAACGAAAACTCATTACCCAACTCCTTACCGAAGCCAAAAAAACCCTCACCAACGAGAACGCCACCAAAGAGGAAAGAACCGCTGCCGATTTGGCGCTTTTCCGCAGTTATCGTGGTTTGCCCAAAAACAAGGCAATTATTAAATTTCTCAGTGAACCCGGTATCAAGCAGCGCATGCTTAAAACCGAAGCCTTCTACATGCAGGACCAAAGCAAGGAAATGCACAAGGCCGATGAGATTCTCTATTTCACCATCGACGAGAAAAACAACACCATTGATCTCACAGAAAAAGGGGTGGACCTTATCTCGACCAATATTGAAGACAGCGACTTCTTTTTAATGCCCGATATTGGTTCTGAAATTGCCCGCATCGAAAACGAAACCACCGATGCTGATGAGCGCATCAAGCTCAAAGACAAGCTACTGCAGGATTTCTCGGTAAAATCAGAGCGCATTCACACCATCAACCAGCTTCTCAAGGCCTATACCCTCTTTGAGAAGGACGTGGAATACGTAGTGATGAACAACAAGGTGATGATTGTGGACGAGCAAACCGGTCGTATCATGGAAGGCCGCCGCTACTCCGACGGCCTGCACCAGGCCATTGAATCAAAGGAAAATGTGAAGGTTGAGGCCGCCACACAAACCTACGCCACCATTACCCTGCAGAACTACTTCAGGATGTACCACAAGCTGGCCGGTATGACCGGTACAGCCGAAACGGAAGCAGGTGAATTCTGGGACATCTACAAACTGGATGTGGTGATTATCCCTACCAACCGACCCGTGCAGCGCGCGGATATGGAAGATAAGGTATATAAAACCGCACGAGAAAAATACAATGCTGCTATTGAGGAGATTGTTGCTCTGAGCAAAGCCGGAAGACCGGTTCTGGTGGGTACCACCTCGGTTGATGTATCGGAGTTGCTGAGCCGCATGTTGAAACTCCGCGGCATTGAACATTCGGTGCTGAATGCTAAGAAACACCAACAAGAGGCCGATATCGTGGCCCGTGCAGGTCAGGCAGGTGTGGTTACCATCGCCACCAACATGGCGGGTCGTGGTACGGATATCAAGCTTGGGCAAGGTGTGAAGGAAGCCGGCGGGCTTGCCATTGTGGGTACCGAAAAGCACGAATCACGTCGGGTTGACCGACAGTTGCGCGGACGTTCAGGTCGCCAGGGAGACCCCGGTTCATCGCAGTTTTACCTTTCGCTGGAAGATAACCTGATGCGTCTTTTCGGTTCCGACCGCATTGCCAAAATGATGGACCGCCTCGGCCTCAAAGAGGGCGAAGTGATTCAGCACCGCATGATTACCCGCTCTATTGAGCGCGCCCAGCGCAAGGTGGAAGAAAACAACTTTGGTATTCGTAAGCGACTGCTCGAATACGATGATGTGATGAATGCCCAGCGTACGGTGATTTACAAACGTCGCCGACACGCATTGCACGGAGACCGATTGAGCTACGATATTGAAAATATGTTCTTTGAAGTAGTGGATGAAGTAGTTAACTTCCATCAAAGCGCGAAAGATTTCGAAGGCTTTAAGCTTGAAATGCTGCGCCAGTTCGGAATGGAGTCGCCATTCGACGAAGAAACATTGCTTTCAGGTCAACCTGCGGAACTCACCATGGAGCTTTTCAAGAAAGTACGGGAGCATTACATTGAAAAATCGAAGTGGCTCGGGCAAAAGGCTATGCCGATTATCCGAAATGTACATGAAACACAAACGCAATACAGTAACATCATGGTGCCTTTTACCGATGGTGTGAAGGCTTTGCAGGTGATCAGCAATATTGAGAAAACCATTCAAACCGAGGGCGAAGAGCTTATCCGGGCAGTAGAGCGAAATGTAACCCTCGGCATCATTGACGAGGAGTGGAAAAACCACCTTCGCGCGATGGACGAACTGCGCACTTCGGTACAAAACGCCGTGTACGAGCAAAAAGACCCCTTGCTTATCTACAAATTTGAGTCTTTTGAGCTATTCAAAACCATGGTTCAGCGGCTGAATCGCGAGGTGGTTGCGTTCTTGTCGAAATGTACATTGGCCACTGGTCAGCCCGACCAGGCTGTTCAAACCACGCAAGCCCCCAAGCGCGATGATATGAGCGGATTGCAAACCAGTAGGCCCGGTGGAGCTTCATCTGCAACAGGCAATCAACAGCAAACTCCAGGCATGCCACAAGAGCGCCCCAAACCTCAGCCCGTTCGCACCGAGCAGAAAATTGGGCGGAATGACCCATGTCCTTGTGGAAGTGGAAAGAAGTACAAGCAGTGCCACGGCAAAACACAGAATGTTTCGGCGTAG
- a CDS encoding DUF2795 domain-containing protein yields MYWTLELASYLEDAPWPATKDELIDYAMRTGAPLEVVENLQAIEEDGEIYESIEDIWPDYPTKEDFFFNEDEY; encoded by the coding sequence ATGTACTGGACGTTAGAATTGGCCTCTTACCTTGAAGATGCTCCCTGGCCCGCCACCAAAGATGAGTTGATTGACTACGCTATGAGAACGGGTGCACCGCTGGAAGTGGTAGAGAACCTTCAAGCCATTGAAGAGGACGGAGAGATTTACGAGTCCATAGAGGATATTTGGCCCGACTACCCCACCAAAGAAGATTTCTTCTTTAACGAAGACGAATACTAA
- a CDS encoding cob(I)yrinic acid a,c-diamide adenosyltransferase produces the protein MKIYTKTGDQGETGLFGGARLHKDELRIEAYGTVDELNSYIGLVRDSGIDDRSIQMLITIQDRLFTIGSHLASDPSKTNLQVPELFDSDITSLEQEIDRMNEELPEMRSFVLPGGHPLVSHCHVARCICRRAERRVVSLAKAEAIPALIIPYLNRLSDYLFVLSRWATKLKNAAETPWVPKM, from the coding sequence ATGAAGATTTACACGAAAACCGGTGATCAGGGAGAAACCGGTCTGTTTGGAGGCGCACGTCTCCACAAAGACGAGCTTCGCATTGAAGCATACGGAACAGTAGACGAGCTCAACTCCTACATAGGACTGGTGCGCGACAGCGGCATCGACGACCGCTCCATTCAAATGCTTATAACCATTCAGGACAGGCTGTTTACCATTGGTTCCCATCTGGCATCCGACCCATCGAAAACCAATCTGCAGGTGCCGGAGCTCTTCGACTCTGACATCACCTCACTTGAGCAGGAAATTGACCGCATGAACGAAGAACTTCCCGAAATGCGCAGCTTTGTTCTTCCGGGAGGCCACCCTTTAGTATCGCACTGCCATGTTGCGCGCTGCATTTGCAGGCGGGCAGAACGCAGAGTGGTGAGTCTGGCCAAAGCCGAAGCCATTCCCGCTTTGATTATACCCTATCTGAACCGATTGTCGGATTATTTGTTTGTGCTGTCAAGATGGGCAACCAAGTTGAAAAACGCGGCAGAAACGCCATGGGTTCCCAAAATGTAA
- a CDS encoding ABC transporter ATP-binding protein, which produces MSSPIMQLHEITKFYKVGNQIVRALNGVDLNVHKNEFVALMGPSGSGKSTLMNIIGCLDSPTGGSYILNQKDVSRMEDDELAVIRNKEIGFVFQTFNLLPRYSALENVALPLVYAGMGKKERTLRATEVLEQVGLGDRMDHKPNELSGGQRQRVAVARALVNRPSIILADEPTGNLDTKTSYEIMALIDEIHQNGNTIVLVTHEEDIAQHAKRIVRLRDGVVESDEMASVETQKPATT; this is translated from the coding sequence ATGAGCAGCCCAATCATGCAGTTGCACGAGATTACCAAGTTCTACAAAGTAGGTAACCAGATTGTGCGTGCCCTTAACGGAGTAGACCTCAATGTGCACAAAAATGAATTTGTTGCCCTGATGGGGCCTTCAGGCTCGGGGAAATCAACCCTGATGAATATCATCGGATGCCTCGACTCGCCCACCGGCGGCAGCTACATTCTCAATCAGAAAGATGTAAGTAGAATGGAAGACGACGAACTGGCCGTGATCAGAAACAAGGAGATTGGTTTTGTTTTTCAAACTTTTAACCTACTACCGCGCTACAGCGCCCTGGAGAATGTGGCTTTACCCCTGGTTTACGCAGGGATGGGCAAAAAAGAGCGCACCTTGCGTGCTACAGAGGTGTTGGAGCAGGTTGGTCTTGGTGACCGAATGGATCATAAACCCAATGAACTCTCGGGCGGACAGCGGCAACGCGTGGCTGTGGCCCGTGCACTGGTGAATCGCCCCTCTATTATTCTGGCCGACGAGCCTACCGGAAACCTCGACACCAAAACATCTTACGAGATTATGGCGTTGATTGACGAAATTCACCAAAACGGAAATACCATTGTGCTCGTCACCCACGAAGAAGATATCGCGCAACACGCCAAACGAATTGTTCGTCTTCGCGATGGTGTGGTAGAATCGGACGAAATGGCTTCCGTTGAAACCCAAAAACCCGCAACTACATGA
- a CDS encoding class I SAM-dependent methyltransferase, translating to MSFLQLRHYLNHHITARSKAGHGIHSPFVYKLATRVLPDQQAEIFNTAEGIRAHMLSRSESIQITDFGAGSRKTSTPERQIREIAKTSLQPAQRCRLLYRLAMHQAPGSILELGTSLGITTAYLAATQRPVFSMEGCPNIHSLACQNLKETESQNIHLLCGHFDELLPDFLREHSGCNFAFVDGNHRYDATIRYYELLKSHMPPNALMVFDDIYWSEGMKKAWKEIVSRQNQITIDLFYFGLVYLRPDQAPEHFKIKL from the coding sequence TTGTCCTTTCTGCAACTACGGCATTATCTGAATCACCATATTACGGCGCGGTCCAAAGCGGGGCACGGCATTCACTCGCCTTTTGTGTACAAGCTTGCCACGCGTGTATTGCCCGATCAGCAAGCTGAAATTTTCAATACGGCTGAGGGGATTCGCGCCCATATGCTTTCGCGTTCAGAATCCATTCAAATCACTGATTTTGGTGCCGGAAGCAGAAAAACAAGCACCCCGGAAAGGCAGATTCGCGAGATTGCGAAAACCAGCCTTCAACCTGCGCAGCGATGCAGGCTGTTGTATCGGCTCGCCATGCACCAGGCTCCCGGGAGCATTTTGGAACTGGGAACCTCACTTGGAATTACCACGGCATACCTGGCAGCCACCCAAAGGCCTGTTTTCAGCATGGAGGGCTGCCCGAACATCCACAGCCTTGCATGTCAGAACCTCAAGGAAACGGAATCGCAAAACATCCACTTGCTCTGCGGACATTTTGACGAGCTGCTACCCGACTTTTTGCGCGAACATTCCGGGTGCAACTTCGCTTTTGTTGATGGGAATCACCGTTATGACGCCACCATTCGCTACTATGAACTCCTTAAAAGCCACATGCCCCCAAACGCTTTGATGGTTTTTGATGACATATACTGGTCTGAGGGAATGAAAAAAGCGTGGAAAGAAATCGTGTCGCGTCAAAATCAAATCACCATTGACCTGTTTTACTTTGGCCTGGTTTACCTTCGTCCCGATCAGGCTCCTGAACACTTCAAAATAAAGCTATGA
- the hemN gene encoding oxygen-independent coproporphyrinogen III oxidase, which yields MDLFRKYNVAGPRYTSYPPVPFWSNLPDQHTWMRCAALAFDASNKTEGISLYLHLPYCESLCTYCGCNKRITRNHAVERPYIDALLAEWQIYLDHWGEKPLIREIHLGGGTPTFFSPENLDFLMKALLREASLHPQYAMSFEAHPNNTTRAHLEVLYKHGFRRLSLGIQDFDPNVQQIVNRIQPFEQVQKAVEEARDCGYESINFDLIYGLPLQKLSSVENTVQLVNKLRPERIAFYSYAHVPWKSKVQRMFTEADLPNNEEKRALYDLGKKMFEENGYREIGMDHFALPDDELCIASDEGRLHRNFMGYTTGQTQLLIGLGASSISDSWDAFVQNEKTIEVYMEAAFAGKMSITAGHLLSERDMIIRKQILSLMTRFETTWTEKEASLAGWNDLERRLDSLLKDELVVLTPDKLWITEAGKPFVRNVCMALDPLLAEKRAETPMFSQTV from the coding sequence TTGGATCTCTTTAGAAAATACAATGTAGCCGGCCCGCGCTACACCAGCTATCCACCCGTTCCGTTTTGGAGTAATCTTCCGGATCAGCACACCTGGATGCGTTGCGCAGCATTGGCTTTTGATGCCTCTAACAAAACCGAGGGTATCAGTCTGTACCTGCACCTTCCCTATTGCGAAAGCCTTTGCACATACTGCGGTTGCAATAAACGCATAACGCGCAACCACGCTGTAGAGCGGCCCTACATTGATGCCTTGCTGGCTGAGTGGCAGATCTATCTCGACCACTGGGGCGAAAAACCCCTTATCCGCGAGATTCATCTCGGGGGCGGCACTCCTACCTTCTTTTCGCCGGAAAACCTCGACTTTTTGATGAAAGCCTTGCTCAGGGAAGCATCTCTGCACCCGCAATACGCTATGAGCTTTGAGGCCCATCCCAACAATACTACACGCGCACATCTCGAAGTACTTTACAAACACGGATTCCGTCGCTTGAGTCTGGGCATTCAGGATTTTGACCCGAATGTGCAACAGATAGTGAACCGCATACAACCCTTTGAGCAAGTGCAAAAAGCGGTGGAAGAAGCGAGGGATTGCGGCTATGAGTCTATCAATTTCGATCTGATTTACGGGCTTCCGCTTCAAAAGCTGAGCAGTGTTGAGAACACTGTTCAGCTGGTTAACAAGCTCCGGCCTGAACGCATTGCCTTTTACAGTTATGCGCATGTGCCGTGGAAATCAAAAGTGCAGCGAATGTTTACCGAAGCAGACCTGCCCAATAACGAAGAGAAACGCGCCCTGTACGACCTCGGTAAAAAGATGTTTGAGGAAAACGGATACCGCGAAATTGGAATGGATCACTTTGCCTTACCCGACGATGAGCTTTGCATTGCATCGGATGAAGGCAGACTTCACCGGAACTTTATGGGTTATACCACTGGTCAAACCCAATTGCTCATCGGACTTGGAGCAAGCTCTATCAGCGATTCATGGGATGCCTTTGTGCAGAATGAAAAAACCATTGAGGTATATATGGAGGCAGCTTTTGCCGGCAAGATGTCCATCACTGCCGGGCACTTGTTGTCCGAAAGAGACATGATCATCCGCAAGCAAATCCTCAGCCTGATGACACGTTTCGAAACCACCTGGACGGAGAAGGAAGCCTCACTGGCCGGTTGGAACGATTTGGAACGGCGCCTGGATTCTCTGTTGAAGGATGAACTGGTTGTACTGACTCCTGACAAATTGTGGATAACTGAGGCCGGAAAGCCCTTTGTGCGCAATGTATGTATGGCCCTTGACCCCTTACTGGCTGAAAAACGGGCAGAAACCCCCATGTTTAGCCAAACAGTATAA
- a CDS encoding bifunctional folylpolyglutamate synthase/dihydrofolate synthase yields MTYAETLNYLFSQLPMYQRIGAAAYKADLSTTIHLLHALGNPEKSSVRYIHIAGTNGKGSVSHMIASVLQEAGYKTGLFTSPHLRDFRERIRINGAPISEETVVNFVTENSAHFEAIQPSFFEMTAALAFQVFKDESVDFAVLETGMGGRLDSTNVITPLVSVITNIGMDHSQFLGNTIQSIAAEKAGIIKPEVPIVAGNMRPVALEVIRSKSKEQNSPLTLAPMFLPENIQTDLKGGWQQENLRTAFAALTLLSETFTNITQDALIKGLGHVVTNTGIRGRWEWLSRTPRVVCDVAHNEDGLGLVTAEISKEKYRKLLIVLGVVNDKDLAKSLPLFPKEATYFFCAAQIPRAKKAEELALEAAVFGLHGEVYPSVQSALQAAKALAHPTEDLIFVGGSFFTVAEVIPASQS; encoded by the coding sequence ATGACCTACGCTGAAACCCTGAACTACCTGTTCAGCCAGTTGCCTATGTACCAGCGAATAGGGGCAGCAGCATATAAGGCCGACCTCAGTACCACCATACATCTGCTACATGCCCTCGGCAATCCTGAAAAATCATCGGTTCGCTACATCCATATAGCCGGAACCAATGGAAAAGGCTCCGTAAGTCACATGATTGCATCAGTACTGCAGGAAGCTGGGTACAAAACAGGCCTCTTTACCTCACCCCACCTGCGTGATTTCAGGGAGCGCATCCGAATCAACGGCGCACCTATCAGCGAGGAAACCGTGGTGAACTTTGTGACAGAAAACAGCGCACACTTTGAAGCCATCCAACCCTCCTTTTTTGAGATGACAGCTGCACTTGCTTTCCAGGTGTTTAAGGATGAAAGCGTTGATTTTGCTGTGCTCGAAACGGGAATGGGCGGCAGGCTGGATTCCACCAACGTCATTACGCCACTGGTTTCAGTCATTACCAATATTGGTATGGATCACAGTCAGTTTCTAGGAAACACTATCCAGAGCATTGCCGCTGAGAAAGCCGGAATTATCAAACCCGAAGTGCCCATTGTAGCCGGCAACATGCGTCCTGTAGCGCTCGAGGTCATTCGAAGCAAATCAAAGGAACAAAACAGCCCGCTGACCCTTGCTCCAATGTTTCTCCCTGAAAACATTCAAACCGATTTGAAAGGTGGCTGGCAACAAGAGAACCTGCGTACGGCATTCGCAGCACTCACTCTGCTTTCAGAAACATTTACAAACATTACGCAGGATGCCCTGATAAAAGGCTTGGGACATGTAGTAACCAACACCGGCATTCGCGGAAGATGGGAATGGCTGAGCCGAACACCACGCGTGGTTTGCGACGTTGCCCACAACGAAGACGGTCTAGGCCTCGTAACCGCAGAAATCAGCAAAGAAAAGTATCGCAAGCTTCTGATTGTGTTGGGCGTGGTAAACGACAAAGACCTTGCTAAATCGCTTCCCCTCTTCCCCAAGGAGGCCACGTACTTTTTCTGTGCAGCACAGATTCCACGGGCCAAAAAAGCCGAAGAACTGGCCTTGGAGGCGGCTGTCTTTGGGCTGCACGGTGAAGTTTATCCGTCTGTTCAGAGCGCATTGCAAGCAGCCAAAGCCCTCGCCCACCCCACTGAAGACCTCATTTTTGTAGGAGGAAGTTTCTTTACCGTAGCAGAAGTGATTCCGGCCAGCCAAAGCTGA
- a CDS encoding energy transducer TonB yields the protein MEDCVENTTRRKINLHQVELIQDRDKRTGVIGTILFHILVLLLFLFFGLETPVPIPEDRGTTIEFGWTDTGSGDSETKVQAPVQAPTPQPTTTPAPTPVTETVEETVTQEESPVSAPTETQPAPQPVPDPEPTISEDLSQALENIWNTPAGGGSSGSTEGPGNQGSPDGGPGKGVLGGGQGDWELAGRGLVSGFAIKDTKEDGTIVLDITVDRQGNVLTARWNSESTTTSNYLTNKAVNAALKYKFSPNSQAAVEQRGKIRFIFELK from the coding sequence ATGGAAGATTGTGTTGAAAACACGACCCGCCGAAAGATAAACTTGCACCAAGTGGAACTGATTCAGGACAGAGACAAACGCACCGGGGTAATAGGAACCATCCTGTTCCACATCCTCGTGTTGCTGTTGTTTTTGTTTTTTGGACTCGAAACCCCGGTACCGATCCCTGAAGACCGCGGTACCACCATTGAATTCGGATGGACTGATACGGGAAGCGGTGACTCCGAAACCAAGGTTCAAGCTCCGGTGCAGGCTCCTACGCCACAACCCACCACCACCCCTGCACCTACTCCTGTTACCGAAACAGTAGAAGAAACCGTCACCCAGGAGGAAAGCCCCGTCAGCGCACCCACCGAAACACAACCCGCACCACAGCCCGTACCCGACCCTGAGCCCACCATCAGCGAAGACCTGAGCCAAGCCCTTGAAAACATCTGGAATACTCCGGCCGGAGGTGGTAGTTCGGGCAGTACAGAAGGCCCCGGAAACCAAGGCAGCCCCGATGGCGGCCCCGGTAAAGGTGTTCTAGGCGGTGGACAGGGCGACTGGGAGCTGGCCGGGCGAGGGCTGGTAAGCGGATTTGCCATCAAAGACACGAAGGAAGATGGAACCATTGTGCTGGATATTACTGTTGACAGGCAAGGAAATGTCCTAACTGCGCGATGGAACTCCGAAAGCACCACTACGAGCAATTACCTCACGAACAAGGCTGTAAATGCAGCACTCAAATACAAATTCAGCCCCAACAGCCAGGCAGCGGTAGAGCAACGAGGTAAGATTCGCTTTATTTTCGAACTGAAGTAG
- a CDS encoding biopolymer transporter ExbD, whose amino-acid sequence MNLRSRNKVNAAFSMSSMTDLVFLLLIFFIIVSTLVSPYALPVDLPESSNRTKDKQTTSLRIGADLVHSIDNRVVSPDNLEAELAQVLATKSDESILLSVDQSVPTGTMVRVLDIAKRNKWKIVLKTRPAER is encoded by the coding sequence ATGAATCTGCGATCCAGAAATAAAGTGAATGCAGCCTTCAGCATGTCGTCTATGACAGACCTTGTGTTTCTGCTGCTTATCTTTTTCATCATCGTGTCAACCCTGGTGAGCCCCTACGCCCTACCTGTAGATTTGCCCGAAAGCAGCAACCGCACCAAGGATAAGCAAACCACATCGCTTCGCATTGGAGCCGATTTGGTTCATTCTATTGACAACCGCGTGGTGAGCCCCGACAACCTCGAAGCAGAACTGGCACAGGTTTTGGCAACAAAATCAGACGAAAGTATTCTTCTGAGCGTTGATCAATCAGTACCCACCGGAACCATGGTCAGGGTGCTTGACATCGCCAAGCGAAACAAATGGAAGATTGTGTTGAAAACACGACCCGCCGAAAGATAA
- a CDS encoding MotA/TolQ/ExbB proton channel family protein, with protein MDEVTPTIETLSIWQMILDGGWYIMIPLAVLSVIAVYIFIERLLAINRASRVDKDFMNKIKDFIHDGKIESAQTLCASNDTPVARMLEKGVMRIGKPLNDIAGSIENVGKLEVYKLEKGLSTLATVAGAAPMIGFLGTVIGMIVTFHAMKISDTGVEISELSGGIMQAMVTTVAGLVIGILAYIAYNTLVSRVDKVVHNMEAKTIEFLDLLDEPGK; from the coding sequence ATGGATGAGGTTACTCCAACCATTGAAACGCTTTCCATCTGGCAAATGATTTTAGATGGCGGATGGTACATTATGATACCTCTTGCTGTGCTATCAGTCATTGCGGTGTACATCTTCATCGAGAGGCTACTCGCCATCAACAGGGCCTCTAGAGTGGATAAGGACTTTATGAACAAAATCAAAGACTTTATCCACGACGGCAAAATTGAATCGGCCCAAACCCTGTGCGCCTCCAACGACACCCCTGTTGCGCGAATGCTGGAGAAAGGTGTGATGCGCATCGGTAAGCCTCTGAACGACATTGCAGGCTCCATTGAAAACGTAGGAAAGCTGGAAGTGTACAAGCTTGAAAAAGGTCTTTCAACACTCGCTACTGTAGCCGGAGCTGCGCCGATGATTGGATTCCTCGGAACGGTAATTGGAATGATTGTAACCTTCCACGCGATGAAAATCAGTGATACCGGGGTTGAAATCAGTGAGCTGTCCGGAGGTATCATGCAGGCCATGGTCACAACTGTTGCCGGACTCGTAATCGGTATCCTCGCATACATCGCCTACAACACACTTGTTAGCCGTGTAGATAAGGTGGTTCACAACATGGAAGCCAAGACGATTGAGTTCCTCGATCTGCTTGACGAACCCGGAAAATAA